In a single window of the Lujinxingia litoralis genome:
- a CDS encoding CHRD domain-containing protein produces the protein MRTMRWLSVLLLGPIAALQWGCGTESDPFDDVTQSYSSALAGDFMEPPVASTGRGTIDVRLTDNNTLRVEGDFRDLVADLRADGASAVHLREDTDQESGRSLFTFDLEVDDDDRGANFSQNIDLSEAQVQAFRAGRYYITVHSEAYPDGELRAQLNESAPDVSGIDDSWGLILDTDAEPHTVDSDAAGWAWAVLRRDDTLVVSGVVDDLSSALVEISGSAANIHDTDDDQSTGPVLFNMDYEMIDANSVRFWYTATLSQSEVSSMKSGNFYINVTTENHQDGEVRADINHDDRNFFEEIWDDVLDNRDPTTEEPPF, from the coding sequence ATGAGAACGATGCGATGGTTGAGCGTTCTTCTCCTCGGTCCGATCGCCGCCCTGCAGTGGGGCTGTGGCACCGAGTCCGATCCTTTTGATGACGTCACTCAGAGCTACTCCAGCGCGTTGGCCGGCGACTTCATGGAGCCGCCGGTCGCGTCGACCGGCCGGGGCACGATCGATGTGCGCCTGACCGATAACAACACCCTGCGCGTTGAGGGTGACTTCCGCGACCTGGTCGCCGATCTGCGTGCCGACGGTGCCAGCGCGGTTCACCTGCGAGAAGACACCGATCAGGAAAGCGGGCGCAGCCTCTTTACCTTTGATCTGGAAGTCGATGACGACGATCGCGGGGCCAACTTCTCTCAGAACATCGATCTGAGCGAGGCCCAGGTTCAGGCCTTCCGGGCCGGACGCTACTACATCACCGTGCACTCCGAAGCCTACCCCGATGGCGAGCTGCGGGCGCAGCTCAACGAATCGGCCCCGGATGTCTCGGGCATCGATGATTCCTGGGGTCTGATTCTGGACACCGACGCCGAGCCTCATACCGTGGACAGCGACGCCGCGGGCTGGGCCTGGGCGGTGCTACGCCGCGATGACACACTGGTGGTCAGCGGGGTGGTCGACGATCTCTCCAGCGCACTGGTCGAGATCAGCGGCAGCGCGGCCAACATTCACGACACCGATGATGACCAAAGCACGGGCCCGGTGCTCTTTAACATGGACTACGAGATGATCGACGCCAACAGCGTGCGCTTCTGGTACACCGCGACGCTGAGCCAGTCGGAGGTCTCGAGCATGAAGTCCGGAAACTTCTACATCAACGTGACCACCGAGAATCATCAGGATGGTGAGGTCCGCGCCGACATCAACCACGATGATCGCAACTTCTTCGAAGAGATCTGGGACGACGTGTTGGACAATCGCGATCCCACCACCGAAGAGCCTCCCTTCTAA